Part of the Cynocephalus volans isolate mCynVol1 chromosome 11, mCynVol1.pri, whole genome shotgun sequence genome is shown below.
AGCTCATCCGAAGGAAAAGCAAGGAGCATCATGGTGGTGCAGAGGAGAACGTGGGTGTACCGGACTCTCTGTCTAACAGAATTAAGAGCAGAGAAGGCCAAGCCTCTCCTTTCGTCCTCCGTATAGTGGGGACAGTAGTTGTTCCCTTTGTCTTAGAGGCTGGTGTGATTAAGTGTGTCACGATGTAAAGCACTTACTGCTGAGTCTGCACATAGAAGTTGTGCATGGTATTTTTGTAAGTCATCACATTAGTTATTTTATAAACTTTGACATATAATGGCAATTCTGATATGGCAGACAGCCTCGTAAGTCCAGTGTGGCAGCAGCAGAagcaccaccgccaccaccacctgGGAGCCGGTTAGAAAGGTAGACCCTCAGCCCCACCCTAGACCTGGTGGAGCAGGATCTGCATATTAACAACATCTCGGGTGATTCCCACATACACTCCTCTGAAAAGCATGGCTCTAGACCAAGCCAGGTGCCCTTGACCTACAGGTGGAGGAACTGCAGCCCAGAGAGGGGCCCCTTGTTGATTGGGTCCTGGGCTATGGAGATGGAGAGCCTGGGTTGCAGGCCCGGCAGGTGGCTGCTCCTCTAAGCTCTGTACAGTGCGGGTAATAGGAGCATCAGTACTTCCCTCCCAGGATTGGGAGGGCTCGGTTCTTGTTCTTTGCTGTCACTACGTTGTTAGCAGGGGAGTAGGTGCAAGGAGGCCAGCTGACACTGCTTCTTACCCTCCTCCGACCCCACAGAAAGTGGAGCTTTGAAAGCGGCCCATGAACCaaaccctcccccccacccccagcccttccTCTGATAAGAAAAGCACCGTTATCTTTGTATGTGTGTAGCTTTTGTAGACATTTACTTCACTGGTTTTGTTTGATCCTTATGGCAGCCTTGTCAGGTAGGTGTTATTGTCCCTGTGACACTCGGGGTGGGGGGAAGTgactcatccaaggtcacacagcaggcatGCGGCAGAGCCAGAAGTGCAACCCTGTCTGCCCAACTCTATAACCTGTGTCAGCTGGAAGTTTTCCAGTGGTCATTAGAGAAATCAAACTGGCCTACACAGAGAAGGAATTTGTTGGATTTTATAACTGAAAAACCCAGGGGGTAGGATTGGCTTCAGGTGTGGCTGAATCCAGCAGCTCAAATGAGCTCATCAGGAACTATCTCCATCTGGCTCTCAGCTCTCTGCTCCTGTGTTGATGACTTTGCTCTCAGGTGCGTGTGGTATAGCTCTGACCTACTGATCTCAGAGAGAGTGAGTGTTTTCTGATAATTAGAGCAAAAGtctcagagcagtttttcctTGGTCAGGGTGATGGAACATGCTGATTGGCCTGGCTTAGATCACATGCACGTTCCTTGGGGTTGTGAAGGAGTGGAGTCAGCCATACCTAAACCCCACAGAGAGTAGGGGGTTGAGATTCCCCCTCAGGAAAATGGGGTGCTGTTAGCAACTGGGAGTAGCCTGAATTCTGGACAGGCAAACCAAGAGAagcccaccctgccccacaccctggactctgccTGGCTCCTCCAACGCCCCCATTCCTGGCCTTGCTCCTCCCACTGACTTCTCTGTCACGGGGGCCTCTCCATTTCCTGGTGGCTGCTGGGTGCTTGGCCTGCaacccagccctgcccctcctgctgctgcttggTACTTTATCCTGGGCTGGAGCTGATTTTGGGCTGCAAGGACAGGCATTTGCTCTGCTAAGCTTTGCCTTATAACGGAGCGGGGAGTCGGGGACTGTGGAAGCTCCCTCCTTCCTGCAGGTTATTGATGTTCTCAACTCAAAGCCACTCACAAGTTATAATCTGATGCCAGCAGAATCACGCAGATGGCATGTACCTCCTTCCAGCTGTTCACTACTCATGCTCAGCATGGTGGCTTGGTCCTCACAGGGATGTAGGATGGTGCAGTTCCAGACACCATGCCATCCGCAGCTACATCAGACACAGACTGCCCATGTAGCATCACAAGCCCTTGCCTGAACCAGCTGCTGGTTGGGAGGAGAGCGGGCTGCCCTTCCTGACTTTGACCAGGGCCACTCCGCAGGGCACTGTTGGCTCTACGGGAGGACGATTATTTATTTGGTGGGCTGTCTCATACACTGGAGGTCATTTGGCAGCTCTGGACCCTGTACACAAAAATTCCAtagcaccccaccccccagcagccACTGTGTCAAACTGGAGCGCTGCTCCAcaccagcccccagcccccaaaacCACTGGCTTATAAGTTAATTGAGGTTCAACTTCTGGTGAACACAGGGTCTTATGGAGGGATCCTGCACGAAATAGCAGCTTCTCAGCAAGAAACAAGGAGCGGTGTCTGGTGGGGATGCCATCAACAGTGTTGGCCTCAGTTGCAAGATATCCAGTGGCTCAGGCCAGAAACTGCGGCGTCAGTTTCCTGAGAGTGTTCCTCACTATTCTCAGTCCCTGCGTTTGATATATCAGTGGGTCCTGTTGGCCTATCCCCCCAAAGAGATCCCAAATCTCTCTACTCCACCTGCACTGCTACCACTGTCCTCTCGCTTGGACTGTGGCGGTAGCTCCTCACAGTGTCTGTCTCCATTCTAACCTGCTTCAGTCGTTTTCCGTGGCGCCAGAGCAATTCTGTTCACGTGGAAACTGGACCCCTCAGCTTGCAACACTCTTGTCATCGCACTTAGAGGGAAGCCACACTACGCGTCTGCACGTGACCCCGTCTGACCTGGCCCTGCCAACCTTTCTGATACCATCTCTAGCCACCCTGACTGGCTTTCTGCACTTTGGACAGGCCAAGCCTCTTTCTTCCTCTGGGCTTTTGCCATTCTCTCTCGAATGCTTTTTATTCAGACTTTTCTAAGGCTGGCTCCTCAATTATTTAGATTTCAGCTCAGTACTCCTTTATATTCATCGCAATTCAGGTCTAGCTGTTGAAATAATATATTCACAAGATATTGGCTATCTTGTTAGCCAAGCTCACAAGATAGAAGACTATTTCTGTCTTGCATGACAGTGTGCAAGCTGTCTAGGACGTGCATGAAGGCCCCGTTGTGTTGGGGACCCAGACACATTTCGACTGCTCTGTTGTCCTCAGTACTTTGTTTCATACTTGTGGTCTAGATGGCCACTCTTCCTCCCACCATCGTATCCATATTCCAGCtaatgggagggggagggcatggCCCAAACCTGGCAAACCTCACTCTGCTCACGTCTAGTTGGATGAAGCTGGGCCACATGGTCACACTCAGTTACAAGGGAAGCTGGAGAAGTAGCTGTTTTTCTGGGAAGCCGTGCATAAGCCAAAATCTGTGGGTTCTATACTAAGGAATGGGTGGATGTTGGGGGACCCAGCAGCCTCTGCTGTGTTTGCCATCATTCTGTTCCTCCCCTCTTGGCACTTATCTCTAggagtttgctttttaaatatggtttctgttcttgcagtctacctccctccctccctgaagGCCCCGCGAGGCCAGGACCTTGCCTGCCCTGCTGCCTCCTGTGTCTGAGCACCTACACCTGTGCCTGTCCACAGCAGGTGCTTGGTGAGGCCTGCAAGCAAGGGAAAGAATGCAGGAATGCAGGGTGGGCTTTACCCACCTCTCCCGTTGGCAGGGAATGGGGAAGGAGTTGACTTCTTTCCGTGGATCTACTGCATGCCGGGCATACTTTGTCCTCTTCAGTACTCCTTGTCACACTGCAGGTGCTGTCATGCCCACATTTTACACACGGGGACTTGATACCAGAGCCAGCGAGTGGCCTGTTAGAGAGGAGGGTGGAGGCTCCTGAGTCCCGGGGCTTGGCCATCCCCTGCGGGGTCTTCTCTCCCTTTTAGCCAGAGGTGGCCCTAGCAGTCTTGGCCTGGACGAGTAATGAGGACGTCCCTTAGTCCCCCAGCCCTCGTCTTGGCTCTGCTGTCACCCAGGGGTGGTGTGGGTGACAGCATAACGGGCTCCTGTCGCACTGCTGCGATCCTCCCTGCTGCACAGGCACTCAGCTCCCTGGAATGCTCTTTGCTGAGGGGAGGCCTGTGCCCCCACGCATCGTCAGGACACgtcttttttactttctaaagtTTGCAAATCACAGGTGCGCGGCTCAACGAACTGACACACAGTGAACACACCTCTGTGCCACACCCAGGAGGGGTGTACGTCCCCAAGTTACTACGCCCTGTCTCCACCAAGGCGACCCTTGTCCGCATTTCTATGTGGATCACAGGCGTGGCAGCTCTTGTGGCTGGCGCTGCCCAGCATCACACTTGTGAGATTCACTGACTGTGCCTGAAGCAGGAGTAGTTCTTTTTATTACTGTGGAGCATTCCCTGGCATGAACCCGCCATCATGTATGGGTATGCACTGCTGGAGGTGGGCATTCACTGCCTTCCTGGGGCTGTTAGGAACATACATGTATGTGCATCTTTGCTGGAGGCGGAGACGCCAGGTCATCAGGCCCAGTCTGTTCAAGTCATCCTAAATGCTGGCACACCTGGTTTGtcctgccctgggctctcctgaacTCCCTGTAGAAGTCCTACTGCTGTCTCCTAACAGTCCTCTGACCCGAGAGTCCTCTGACCCAGGAGTCCACATCTCAGTTTTCCAACCACTCCATCATTCCCCCCACCTTAGGGTAGCCCGCAGGACCCCAGACCAGCAGCTCCTCTGTTGTCCAGGCTGGCCTGGGCCTGTCCTTCTCAACCATCACATGGGTGCTGGCGGTGGGCCCATTCCACACTGGCTCCACCCCAGCAGCCCGAAATTTGCAGACACGGCTTCCTCTGACCCTTCCACCGTGCCGCCTCTTTCCCCATCCACGTCTCCATTCGGAGACCTCCTGTGTGTCTCCCAGGCACAGCTCCGGTTCCCCTCCGTTCGTGTCTGCCTTTCCAGTGCAGCAGCAGAGGGAGACAAGGGCTGGAGATTATATGATGCCCAGCTTTGGCACTTAGCAGCCGTGTGATCTCACACAAGTCAGGTGGCCTCTGAGTTGGTTCTGCACGGTGTGGTGGCTCAGAACTACAGCTGACCATTACTGAGAGGTTCCCACGTGCGGGCCCTGTCGGAGGCACTTGACATGACCACAACCTCACAAGAAGGACACTATTGGTATTTCCATcctatggggaaactgaggcagagaggacAAGGAAGCAAGGTGCAGGGCTGGGGTCTGaacccagagcccatgctcttgtCCGCTCTGCTCATTGCCTTGCTATCCAGGGCCACTCAGGAGTGGAGGGGCTCGACCGGGTGGTGCTGAGCAGCTCACAGCATGTGCTGGCACACAAGTGTTCAGTTAATGGCGTGGCTGCTTTTACTGTTTGGGAGTCACAAGATAGAGCCTGAGACAAAGATCTGGGCCACTGCCCGGGAGGTGGGTTGTGACCTGTGCAGGAGCCTCACCCCTCTTCTCCCACCCAGCAGACACAGAGCTGAGCTCCTGGCAGTGGGGAGTGGCCAGTGGGCACACTTGGTGCCACCCCTCTGATTTTCCCCTGGGAGCCCAAGACCTAGGGACAGGAGGGCAGTGGCCCAGGTCACATAGCCCCTGAGCTGCTAACCATGGTAGCTCTCCCTCCCCAGGGCTGCTGGTGGGATGGATGCCCTGGAGGATGCGATTTGGGCCAACAGCACGGTGGTGCCCCCACCCCTGGCGCCAAATGTCAGTGTGCCTCATCGCTGCCTGCTGCTGCTCTACGAAGACATCGGCACATCTAGGTGAGGCTGTCACAACCTGTTGGGCAAGTTAGCTGCATGTCAGCGGGTTTtcctggtggggtgggggcgaCACAACTTCACCAGTGAGCCAGCCTCTGTCCCCGTCTGCTAGGGTCCGGTACTGGGACCTCTTGCTGCTCGTCCCCAATGTGCTCTTCTTCATCTTCCTGCTCTGGAAGCTTCCATTTGCTCGGGCCAAGATCCGCATCACCTCCAGCCCCATTTTTATCACCTTCTACATCCTGGTGAGTTTACTCCAGTTGGTGACAGAAAACCCAGCTCCCACTGGCTTAAGCAAAAAGGGAATTAACTGCTTCTGTGATGAAAAACGAGCTTCAggtatggctggatccaggggATTAAGTGATGTTATTAGGATTCTGCCTCTTGCTGCATCTCTCTTCTAAGCTTATCTCACATGAGTTCTCCTCATATTGTGTGTCAGAGATGGCCAAGAGCAGCTCTAAATTAACATCCTGACCCTCCCAACTCCATCAGAGAGTTCCCCTGTCCTGAGGGGGCCAGTGTAGACCTGGAATTTCCTCTGATTGGCCCACCTGGGATCCCATGTTCTTCCCTGAGCCAGTCATTGTGGCTGGCAAGGAAAGGGACACTTTGGAGCTGGGAGGGCAGGGTCAGCTTGGCCAGACCATGGGCCAAGGGTGGTGGGTGGTCCCTAAAAGAGAGCTGGGGAAATGGCACTAGAAGGAAGGGAATGGATGCTGGGTGAGGAAAATGTCCCGTAGCTTCCATCCGTCCATCTTGTCCATGTGTCCGTCCATTCTGTGAGACCACTGTGGAGCAGACTTCTTGCCTTTTGGGAAAGCCCGCATCTCGTCACTCGGTGGTTCTGGTGTGGGTTACCTGGGGAGAGGTGTCAGGGCTGTGGTTGAGAAGGTGGTTCCAGGTATGGGCCATCCAGGTGCAAGTGCCAGGTGCAGGATCCAGGTGCAGGCTATACAGCATCTTTCCTTCAGGGCTCTCCTCCCCTGCTTGGAGGGAAGGCCTGACTGGCTGGAAGCCTCCTCTCTCTGTGACTCTTAGATGCCATCACCTGAGAGATGAATGGCTCCCTGGTCCCCTCTTTGTGGTCTTGCTTAGAACTTCCCAGGTTAGAGGAGTGGACAGTGGGCAGGCAGAGAGGCAGGTGAGGCGTCTGGGGAACCCTGGAGGCCACTGGTGGAGGCCCTGTGGCTGCTGGCAGACTGGTGCCTCTCTCCCTTGTGAGAGTGTGGGGGCAGCGGTGGGAATCGAGactgtttttttctctgcttctctcccactGCCTCTCTGACCATTTACTCGCTCGAGTATTCACTAGACAGATATTAACACCTGCTGTACATCAGGAAGATGTCCTTTCTGGGGGagcaggcagggagaggggagcagggctgctgccaggaatATACAACAGGATCCAGCCCACTTACTCTTGGACTTTGTCCTAAAGAGCTCAGGAGGCAGGGTTAAGAGTGGACTCATGCAAACTGGCTCTGAACCAGTCAtgttgctgtgtgacctcaggccagtggcttggcctctctgtgcctcagcacCCTCCTAAACAATGTGTGTTGGATCTGCTTTAGCTGTGGCTTTCTTGTGAGCACCAGATGAGAAGCATGCTAGCTCCAGCCCAGTGGAACCTTGGCATACAGTAGGCACATGGCAGTTTGTTGCTTCTGCAGCCTCCACAAGGCTCAGACACAGTTTTCATGTCACAAAGAAGAGAGTATGTATGAAACTGGGCTCTCAAGTGTGTATCAGAAAACCCAACTTAAACTCACAGGAGCTGGAGGGAAGGTACTGATTGAGAAACTGGATCCAGGCTTGCCTGGACTCAGGGCTCAGCAATGCTGCTGGGGCACCACCTCCATCCCTCTCTGAGGGCCCTGCTCTCTAGCAGTCTCCAGCTTGTGGCAGCAGGATGGCTCAGCCCAGGCTGGCAGCCCTGTGCTTGCCCTTCCTAGTGGCTGCACCTGATGTCCTGGGTCTGCCTTTCATTAGGCTCCCTTGGGTCCCGTGCCCATCCCCAAACCAGTCCTGAGGCCAGGGGTATGTCAGTCACGTTTGGCCAGCCCTGGGTCACAGGCCTGTCCCTGAAGCCAGTGGTAGGAGGCTCATCCTCACCTGGGACCATATGAAGAAGGAGTGAGGAGACAGAGGAAAGATGCTGTTGCTGGAAGGGGACAGATACCAGCAGACAAAGGCCATAGGTGCTCAGCACAGCTATTTTTGCCAAACCTCTGGGCTGGTAGCTTACCCCAGGGCCTCTGCAGTCTGTTCCCTGTGGCCTCTTTCTGCACAGTCCCCCACATCTTGGAATTAAAACCATTAACATAATAGATAATACTAACAGCAGATGTGTATGTAGCCCTTCCTGGGTTCTGGGCACACTTCTGTTACATCTGTTAGCCCGTTCGACCCTCCCGGCAATCAAATGCATAGGTGCTGTTTttacctccattttatagatgaggaaactgaggcacagaggtgcagttacttgcctgaggtcacagaaCCAAGAGGCAGCAGAGCTGGCATCTGAACCCACCGTGCTTGCCCCTGCTAACCATTTCAAGGCTGTTGGTGCTAGtctggaaactgaggcccatgagGGGAAGGCCAGCCCTGACATACCCAGCAGCGGAGGGTCCCTGTGCCTGTGAGCCCTACCTCTCCGCGTCTCACCCCCCACTCATCACTTCCTTGCTTCGTTGTTGAGGAATCAAAGGCTCCtgctggtgtgggggtgggtgtgtgttCAAGAGGTTCTGGTTCCCTGAGCCCACCACACCTCTCCCTCCCTTGCCCACCAGGTGTTCGTGGTGGCCCTGGTGGGCATCGCCCGGGCCGTGGTGTCCATGACGGTCAGCACCTCGAATGCCGCCACTGTTGCTGACAAGGTGTGGCTGGGTCCGTGGGTCCTGGACTGCTGAGGGAGGCCTGACCTGGGGTGGTGCTGGGCCCCCAGCTGATGCTCTGTCCACTCTGTCCAGATCCTGTGGGAGATCACCCGGTTCTTCCTGTTGGCCATCGAGCTGAGTGTGGTCATCCTGGGCCTTGCCTTTGGTGCGTGTGCTGCTGGGTCTCTCGGGCTTGGCCCGACACTCCCCTGCTCCTCCCTGGCTGGGGGCTGACCCTGATACCGTCGTCTGGGCTGGCTCCTGCCAGCTGACCAGCACGTTTCTTCCAGGTCACCTGGAGAGCAAGTCAAGCATCAAACGGGTGCTGGCCATCACCACGGTGCTGTCCCTAGCCTACTCTGTCACGCAGGTAAGAGGGTGGGTAGGGGCAGGAGGTGTGGGGACAGGGCGGGCTGGGTGTCCAGTGCCTCCTGGTCCTGGCTCAGGTTTGGAATGTTTAGCAGTTGGTGTGTTCTCAAGCTTTAAATGCACCTAGAAGTCACCTGGATGCTTGCTACCAAGGCAGGTTTTGGGTCCTCCCCTAGAAATTCCAGTCTGTAGGTCGgaatgggggagtggggagacacACAGAGCCTGCCGTTTTAACATGTGGTTGAGGTAGGGGAAATGCGGGACTGCAGGCCACCTGAGAAACGTGCATCTAGAGGCCCCTTTCTTAGATTAGGGGCAGGGCTACACCATACCcatctctctccccagccccacgTGACTCTGCCCAAGGCTGGGCTCTTCTGGGTGCTGGTTAGGTGGGCATACCAtggccagggagcagggaggggcaggTATCTCTGAGGGATGGGCCAAGAAATTGGGCTTGATGTGACAGAGATCTTTGGGGGCTTTGCATCAGGAGGAggccctgggggggggggctctCCAAATGGTAGGAGCCTGTAAGAGACCCTCTTTTTTCCTGCCTGCTTGCCCCTGCAGGGGACCCTGGAGATCCTGTACCCTGATGCTCATCTCTCGGCTGATGACTTCAACATCTACGGGCACGGGGGCCGCCAGTTCTGGCTGGTCAGCTCCTGCTTCTTCTTCCTGGTGAGGCGCAGGCTGGGGATGGCAGGGGGAGCCTCAGGGCCAGACAGGGGACTGATGCCTAGGTTCTGGGTTCAGCGTCTGGGCCTAGTGCCCCAGCATCCTTCTCAGCCCTCCTGTGTCTCCGCAGGTTTACTCTCTGGTGGTCATCCTCCCCAAGACCCCGCTGAAGGAGCGCATCTCCCTGCCTTGTGAGCGGCTAGCAGAAGGCCCTAGGACAGGGCTGGGGACACAGCGGGGGTCTCTTGTGCCACTCTGGCCGGGAGCGGGAACCGTGGGTAGAAGGGAGGCCTCCTGCGGTGCCTCAGAGGGGTCccaggtggagggtgggggaggcagagccTGGCCTGGCAAGGACAGGACCTCACCGCCCTGCCCCCCCAGCACGGAGGAGCTTCTACGTGTATGCGGGTATCCTGGCACTGCTCAACCTGCTGCAGGGGCTGGGCAGCGCTCTGCTGTGCGCCGACGTCATCGAGGGGCTCTGGTACGTGGGGGGTGGGGTCCGGGGCGGGGGCTGGGTCCTGGAGGCGCCCTGACCGGCTCTCTCCACTGCAGCTGCGTGGACGCCACCACTTTCCTCTACTTCAGCTTCTTCGCGCCGCTCATCTATGTGGCCTTCCTCCGGGGCTTTTTCGGGTGAGTCTGGCCTCCGGGCCCCTGCCCCAGTTTCAAGGCCGCGGGTGCCCCCGCGCAGTAGCGGGCGGAACTGCGCCTTCAGCTTCCCGCGCTTGCTCCAGCCGAGCGCTGTGCTTCCGGCACGGGCAGGCGGTGCAGGCGGGCCGGCTATAGGTTGCGTCGGTGCGGGTGGGGGTGATGCAGGAGGGGCTGGTGCAGGCCAGACCGTTGCGGGCGGGCCCAGCACGGAGCTGGCCAAGGCTGGAGCGCGTATACGTGCACGCGCGCACACAGGCAGAGGTGCCCACACTGGGGCggtgcacacaggcacacacacctTCCCCACAGGAGAGCGCGGCTGTGCACCTCACTGCAGTGCTCCTTTTCATTTAGTAGCGTGGTGGCTCGTTCGGCTGTAGCCACCAGACACAATGGGAACAAAGTAGACAGAGTCCCTTCCTGCCCTCACGGAGCTGGTACTCTAGCCAGggaggactggggagaggagcagggctggggtgggaaaCCCGGTGTGTATCTGAGCGTGCTGTGGCGCCCATTGCCCGTGGAGAAGTGTCAGAGGGAGGGCTGCTAGAGACAGGTGGCCTTGGGGCTCTGACACTGGGTCTTTGATGTGGCAGGAGTGCAGGCGTCTTGCCCCCTCACCCTTCCCCACCCACCGGGTCTGAGGGTAGGGTGTGGAAAGAGCTGGGAGAGGGCAATAGAGTGGCGGAAAGGTCTGGATCGGATCCCAGCCCAGCTGTTATCTGCACACGCAATTTCTCTCCCgagtcttcttttattctttttgtaaatttctagCTGTGTCTCCACCTCAGAGAGTTAGCCTAAGGGTTGAGGAACCAGGTAAGGGTGGAGTGGGCAGTAATGTGAGCTGGAGGGTCAGGGGAGTAGGGGTGGAGTTCCCACCAGTGTTTACTAAGCACTTTGGGCCAGGCCCTGGCGAGGGGGGCTCATGATTTACGTACG
Proteins encoded:
- the TPRA1 gene encoding transmembrane protein adipocyte-associated 1; translation: MDALEDAIWANSTVVPPPLAPNVSVPHRCLLLLYEDIGTSRVRYWDLLLLVPNVLFFIFLLWKLPFARAKIRITSSPIFITFYILVFVVALVGIARAVVSMTVSTSNAATVADKILWEITRFFLLAIELSVVILGLAFGHLESKSSIKRVLAITTVLSLAYSVTQGTLEILYPDAHLSADDFNIYGHGGRQFWLVSSCFFFLVYSLVVILPKTPLKERISLPSRRSFYVYAGILALLNLLQGLGSALLCADVIEGLCCVDATTFLYFSFFAPLIYVAFLRGFFGSEPKILFSYKCQVDETEEPDMRLPQPYAVARREGQEAVGAAGASAACYSSTQFDLAGGVAYLDDIASMPCHAGSINSTDSERWKAINA